A region from the Lycium barbarum isolate Lr01 chromosome 8, ASM1917538v2, whole genome shotgun sequence genome encodes:
- the LOC132606880 gene encoding heavy metal-associated isoprenylated plant protein 6-like: protein MGEKKEETKVKGEEKKNDGGEKNAIILKLDLHCEGCAKKVRRFIRHTHGVENVKSDCESGKLIVKGDVDPTWLRERVEIKTKKTVELISSPPKKDGGDKKSSDKAEKKTEDKKADEKKPKEAQVISTVVALRIRVHCDGCAHKIKRVIKKIKGVQEVTIESEKDLVMVKGTMDIMKLTPYLTDKLKQNVEVVSSKNDNGGGEKKGKEGGNDKKEKESGGDKKEKGGSDESKAASGGGEGDSKNVDAKQGKTEVINKMEYYGYNANTHYAMPMQHQSHMNQDYGPTMYDHGYGHTGYVVEYGHQPQYVPPPPPPTYFNAPQMFSDENPNGCFIM from the exons atGGGTGAG aaaaaagaagaaaccaaAGTTAAAGGAGAAGAAAAGAAGAATGATGGGGGAGAGAAGAATGCCATAATTTTAAAGCTCGATTTGCATTGTGAAGGCTGTGCCAAGAAAGTCAGACGTTTTATTCGCCACACCCATG GTGTGGAAAACGTGAAATCAGACTGTGAAAGTGGAAAATTGATAGTAAAAGGTGACGTGGACCCCACATGGCTCAGGGAAAGGGTGGAGATCAAGACCAAGAAGACGGTGGAGCTAATCTCATCGCCGCCCAAAAAGGACGGCGGAGATAAAAAGTCTAGTGATAAAGCTGAGAAAAAAACAGAAGACAAAAAGGCCGACGAGAAGAAACCCAAAGAg GCTCAAGTTATAAGCACTGTGGTGGCATTGAGGATTCGGGTGCACTGTGACGGGTGTGCACATAAAATAAAACGAGTTATTAAAAAGATCAAAG GGGTACAGGAAGTGACTATAGAATCAGAAAAAGATTTGGTCATGGTAAAGGGCACAATGGATATAATGAAGCTAACTCCTTACTTGACCGATAAATTGAAGCAAAATGTTGAAGTTGTTTCATCAAAGAATGACAATGGAGGTGGTGAAAAGAAAGGCAAGGAAGGTGGCAATGacaagaaggagaaagagagcggcggagacaaaaaagaaaaaggcgGTAGCGATGAGTCGAAGGCGGCAAGTGGTGGAGGAGAAGGAGATAGTAAAAATGTAGATGCTAAACAGGGAAAAACAGAGGTGATCAACAAAATGGAATACTATGGTTATAATGCAAATACGCATTATGCAATGCCTATGCAACatcaaagtcatatgaatcaaGATTATGGCCCGACAATGTATGATCACGGTTATGGTCATACGGGCTATGTAGTCGAATATGGCCACCAACCACAGTATGTGCCGCCACCTCCTCCACCAACGTACTTTAATGCGCCTCAAATGTTCAGTGATGAAAATCCTAATGGTTGCTTTATCATGTGA